AAGCTCGTCATTATCTTTATTTTTGGCGGCGATGATCGTCTCGGACGCTTCTTCACCGATTTTTTTCAGTATTTTGTCTACACCTTTATCAAACAGATACGTTGTATAAGCACCCTCAGGACGCTCACGTTCACGCTCTGCAATAACGGATTCCAGTTCAGCCAATACCTCAAAGCGACTTTCGGAACCGGAACTTGCAGAAGCAGATGCCACACCCGCTTCATCCGAAGCCTTGGCTGCCGATTTCTCTGGCAAACCAATGATCTCATTATGGAAACAAGTTACTGCCCCTGTATGGCAAGCCGGTCCGTTCGGTTTCACCTCAACCAACAAGGTATCGCCGTCACAATCATATTTTAGGGAAGTAATCGTCTGCACGTTGCCAGATGTTGCCCCTTTATGCCACAACTCCTGACGCGAGCGTGACCAGAACCACGTCTCACCGGATTCCAGCGACAACTTCAGAGATTCGCGATTCATATAAGCCATCATTAAGACTTCCCGAGTATCCACATCCTGCACAATGGCTGGAACCAAACCATCACTCCAACGAATGTGTTCCACAACCTGTTCCAAGGACAACTGTTCCTTGATTTCATCGCTCACTTTAGTCACGGATCTCCACCCCTTGTTCTCTCAAATGTTGTTTTAACGCCGGTACGGCGATTTCTTTGTAATGGAAAATTGTTGCGGCTAGCCCTGCGTCCGCTTTGCCTGTGGTAAATACATCATAGAAATGAGATTCCTTGCCCGCACCGCCCGATGCGATGACTGGAATACGCACAGATTCGGATACCGCTGCCGTCAGCTTCAGATCAAAGCCGTCTTTTGTTCCGTCCGCGTCCATACTTGTGAGAAGAATCTCCCCCGCGCCCAAGCTCTCAGCCTGTTTAACCCATTCCAGCGCCTTGATCCCGGAGGGTTTCCGTCCACCATGGGTATAGACTTCCCACTCGCCCCAAGCTTCGTTATACTTGGCATCGATCGCTACCACGATACACTGCGAGCCAAAGCGACGTGCACCATCTGCAATCAACTGCGGATTAAGTACCGCGGCTGTATTCACTGCGATTTTATCCGCTCCTGCACGGAGAATCCGCTTCATGTCCTCTACCTTGGAGATGCCACCACCTACCGTAAAGGGAATAGCGATCTCGCCTGCCGTCTGCCGCACGACTTCTTCCATCGTTTCGCGACCTTCTACCGAAGCGGAGATATCGAGAAACACCAATTCGTCCGCGCCCTCGCGGTCATATAGTGCCGCCAGCTCTACCGGATCACCCGCATCGCGGAGATTAACGAAGTTGACGCCTTTGACGACCCGGCCGTCCTTCACGTCCAGACAGGGGATGATTCTTTTTGCCAGCATGCTACCTCTTCCTCTCTATCCGAATATCCCTTACTTATTGACCGCACGTACTGCTTCAGACAGATCGATGCTTCCTGTATACAGTGCTTTACCCACAATTGCTCCACCAACACCATCATCCGCGTGGCGACTCAGACGAAGCAGATCATCCATTACACTCACACCGCCGGAAGCAATAAACGTCCGTCCACTTGCCTTGGCTAGAGACACAATCGCTTCCACATTAGGACCCTGCATCATGCCATCACGGGAAATATCCGTAAAGATAAACGTTTCTGCCCCATATGCCGCCAATTCCTTTGCGAGTACCTCTGCTTGCACTTCCGATGTTTCAAGCCATCCGCGGGTTGCCACATAACCATTCCGAGCGTCGATACCAATTGCCACTTTGTCGCCATAACGTCCCAGTACTTCCTCTGTAAAAGCACGATCCTCAATTGCTGCTGTTCCAATAATCAGCCGGCTAACACCCAGACCTAGCAAACGCTCTACATCCGCTACTGTACGAAGTCCGCCGCCCACCTGAACAGGTACGTTCACAGCCGAGGCAATCCGCCCGATCAGCTCATCGTTAACAGGATGTCCTGCTTTCGCACCATCCAGATCCACCAGATGAACGTATGTACCACCTTGCTTCTCCCAGGAGAGAGCCACTTGAACCGGGTCATCGTTATACACGGTCTCCTGATTATAATCTCCCTGCACCAGTCTTACACATTTGCCGTCCCGGATATCAATCGCCGGATATAGGATAAAAGATGACATACAAGGCCTCCTGAATATGAATTAGATTTGTACGCTTTCTATAATTAAGAAGAGATGATGATTTACCCTTGTACAGGTGCTCCTGTTAGAGCCAAAAAGTTGCCGAGCAGCTTCATACCAAGCTCTCCACTTTTCTCCGGGTGGAATTGCATGCCGAAGTTGGATCCTCTGCCTACAATGGCTGTCACCGGATGTCCGTAATCCGTTACCGCCAGCAGATCGTCCCTGTTTTCAGTAAGCGCATGATAGGAATGGACAAAATAGACGTGACCTGCCTCAAGCCCCGTAAATAGCGGATTTTCCGCGTGCAAGAATTCCAAACGGTTCCATCCCATATGAGGAACTTTCAGCTCTCCCGGTGCGAATCGCACCACTTTACCTGGCAAAATATCCAGTCCCTCATGCTCACCATGCTCTTCACTTGAGCTGAACAACAACTGCATCCCCAGACAGATTCCGAGCAGTGGCTTGGACCCGGCAGCAGCTTCCTTCACCACCGTATTCAGGCCACTCTCCCGCAGATGAACCATTGCATCACCAAAAGCACCTACGCCTGGCAGAATGACACCATCTGCGCCAAGAATCTCTTCCCGATCACCCGTGACCAGCGCTTCGTAGCCAAGACGTTCGACCGCTTTGCCGACGCTGTGCAGGTTACCCATACCGTAATCGACAATTGCAATCGCCATCGTCTACAGCACTCCCTTCGTGGAAGGCACACCCGTTACACGTGGATCAATCATCGTTGCTTCATCCAGTGCACGTCCCAATGCCTTAAAGATCGCTTCAATCATGTGGTGGGTGTTCTGACCATAATGTACGATGACATGCAAAGTAATCCGAGCTTCCAGCGCCAATTTCCACAGGAATTCATGCACCAACTCCGTGGAGAAACTACCTACCTGTTGAGAAGGGTATTCTGCACGGTATTCAAAGTGAGGTCGGTTACTCACATCAATAATGACTTGAGCGAGCGCCTCGTCCATCGGTACAAAAACACTGGCATAGCGCTTGATGCCACGTTTGTCACCCAAAGCTTCACGCAACGTCTGCCCCAGACAGATTCCGATATCTTCAACTGTGTGGTGATCATCGATGTCGATATCTCCGCGAGCCTGCACGTTCAGGTCGAATTGTCCGTGCTTCGTGAACAGATCCAGCATATGGTTCAGGAAGGGTACATCCGTTTCAATCGTGGATTGTCCTGTTCCATCTACAGTAAAGGCCAATTGGATATTGGTCTCGTTAGTTTTGCGGTCAACCTCTGCTTGGCGCACTGCACCTTTGTTTTCAAGTTCCAAACCATTATTTTGCTTATCCATTGTCCGATTCCGCCTTTCCTTCCTGTTCTAACCGTACAGCGATTGCACGGGCATGCCCTTCAAGACCCTCATGGCGGGCCAACTCTATAATAGCCGCTCCGTTCTTCAGCAGCGCTTCTTTACTATAATAGATCAGACTCGATTTTTTGATAAAATCATCCACGTCCACTGGCGAACTGAATCGCGCAGTGCCATTGGTCGGAATAATGTGATTGGGTCCTGCAAAATAATCCCCCACCGGCTCCGAGCTGTACGGGCCGAGGAAAATCGCGCCGGCATTTTCGATCCGGCCAGCGTAAGCCATCGGCTCCTGCACCATGATCTCCAGATGCTCCGGTGCAAGCCGGTTCACCACGTCGATTCCTTCATCGATGGAATCGACTACAATAATCGCGCCATACTGCTCCACGGAAGCAGCAGCGATATCACGTCGCGGCAGCACTTCAAGCTGCCGATGCACTTCGCCCTGCACGGCTTCCGCCAGCGTGGCCGAATTCGTGACGAGAATGGCCGATGCCATCTCGTCATGTTCCGCCTGCGACAACAGGTCGGCGGCGACGTACACCGGATTCGCCGTATCATCGGCGAGCACCACAATCTCACTCGGCCCGGCGATACTATCGATATCGACCGCCCCGTACACCTCGCGCTTCGCGAGCGCCACGTAAATATTGCCCGGTCCACAGATCTTGTCGACCGGGGCAATGCTCTCCGTGCCGTAAGCGAGGGCGGCGATGGCTTGAGCGCCGCCAACCCGATACATCTCGCTCACGCCTGCTTCCGCAGCAGCAACGAGAATGTACGGGTTAATACCTTCGCCACCGTTTGTTGACGGCGGCGTCACGAGAACAATCTCCGGCACGCCTGCCACCTGTGCCGGAATCACATTCATCAGCACAGACGATGGATACGCTGCTTTGCCGCCAGGTACATAGACTCCGACCCGCTTCAGCGGTCGGATGACCTGGCCCAGCAGGCTGCCGTCCGGCTGCCAATCCATCCACGAGTTGCGTTTCTGTTTCTCGTGAAACGCACGAATGTTGGCGGCGGCTTGCCGAATCGCCGTCACAAAGGATGGCTCCACGGCTGCATAAGCCGCCTGCAGCTCTTCCTGCGGCACGCGCAACTCCGCGGCAGTCAGCTTTGTGCGGTCCAGCTGCTCCGTGTAACGCAGCAGTGCCGTATCACCCTCACGGCGAATGTCGCTGACAATACGCCGTACCGTTTCATTTTGCTCCGGCGTGCCATACTCCACTTCCCGCTTCAGATCAAACTCCCGTGCAGGTACAATTTTCATACATACAACCTCCTCATCCTCTGTAATACCTGCCTTCTTGTGGCCGATTTGCTTCTTTATTTTGTCTCTTACTCTTAATTTTGCTTCTGCTTCTGCTTTGTATGTTTCTCATCTATGTTTCCAACGTAGTAATTTATCCCCGAAAGCTTCCCGCCGATATCTCATTCGATGCCGGTATGACCTGCTGAAGTGCATCACATAAAGCCTGGATTCGTGCATTTTTCATCCGATAACTTACCCGATTGGCGATAAGACGGCTGGTGATGTCCAGAATGCCTGTCATCTCCACCAATCCGTTCTCGCGCAGTGTCTGACCTGTCTCCACCAGATCGACAATCCGGTCTGCCAGACCAATCAGGGGCGCTAGCTCAATGGAACCATTCAGCTTGATCACCTCGACCTGCTGCCCCTGCTCCCGAAAATACTGTGAAGCAATCCTTGGATACTTCGTTGCAACACGTTGCTGGATGCCTGGCTTCCAGTCTGGAAGTCCGATCACAGACATACGGCACTGAGCGATTCCCAGATTCAACAGTTCGTACACATCCCGATCTTCCTCCAGCAGCACGTCTTTACCGACAATTCCGATATCGGCAACACCGTACTCCACATACGTTGGAACATCTACTGGCTTCGCCATAATGAATTCCATTCCGGCTTCCGGTACTTCGATGACCAATCTGCGTGTATCGTCCACGTCTTCTGGAATATCCAGCCCCGCTTCACGAAAC
The nucleotide sequence above comes from Paenibacillus sp. W2I17. Encoded proteins:
- the hisB gene encoding imidazoleglycerol-phosphate dehydratase HisB, with amino-acid sequence MDKQNNGLELENKGAVRQAEVDRKTNETNIQLAFTVDGTGQSTIETDVPFLNHMLDLFTKHGQFDLNVQARGDIDIDDHHTVEDIGICLGQTLREALGDKRGIKRYASVFVPMDEALAQVIIDVSNRPHFEYRAEYPSQQVGSFSTELVHEFLWKLALEARITLHVIVHYGQNTHHMIEAIFKALGRALDEATMIDPRVTGVPSTKGVL
- the hisH gene encoding imidazole glycerol phosphate synthase subunit HisH, yielding MAIAIVDYGMGNLHSVGKAVERLGYEALVTGDREEILGADGVILPGVGAFGDAMVHLRESGLNTVVKEAAAGSKPLLGICLGMQLLFSSSEEHGEHEGLDILPGKVVRFAPGELKVPHMGWNRLEFLHAENPLFTGLEAGHVYFVHSYHALTENRDDLLAVTDYGHPVTAIVGRGSNFGMQFHPEKSGELGMKLLGNFLALTGAPVQG
- the hisF gene encoding imidazole glycerol phosphate synthase subunit HisF, which gives rise to MLAKRIIPCLDVKDGRVVKGVNFVNLRDAGDPVELAALYDREGADELVFLDISASVEGRETMEEVVRQTAGEIAIPFTVGGGISKVEDMKRILRAGADKIAVNTAAVLNPQLIADGARRFGSQCIVVAIDAKYNEAWGEWEVYTHGGRKPSGIKALEWVKQAESLGAGEILLTSMDADGTKDGFDLKLTAAVSESVRIPVIASGGAGKESHFYDVFTTGKADAGLAATIFHYKEIAVPALKQHLREQGVEIRD
- the hisD gene encoding histidinol dehydrogenase is translated as MKIVPAREFDLKREVEYGTPEQNETVRRIVSDIRREGDTALLRYTEQLDRTKLTAAELRVPQEELQAAYAAVEPSFVTAIRQAAANIRAFHEKQKRNSWMDWQPDGSLLGQVIRPLKRVGVYVPGGKAAYPSSVLMNVIPAQVAGVPEIVLVTPPSTNGGEGINPYILVAAAEAGVSEMYRVGGAQAIAALAYGTESIAPVDKICGPGNIYVALAKREVYGAVDIDSIAGPSEIVVLADDTANPVYVAADLLSQAEHDEMASAILVTNSATLAEAVQGEVHRQLEVLPRRDIAAASVEQYGAIIVVDSIDEGIDVVNRLAPEHLEIMVQEPMAYAGRIENAGAIFLGPYSSEPVGDYFAGPNHIIPTNGTARFSSPVDVDDFIKKSSLIYYSKEALLKNGAAIIELARHEGLEGHARAIAVRLEQEGKAESDNG
- the hisG gene encoding ATP phosphoribosyltransferase, whose product is MSDILKVAMPKGRIYKKASKLFREAGLDIPEDVDDTRRLVIEVPEAGMEFIMAKPVDVPTYVEYGVADIGIVGKDVLLEEDRDVYELLNLGIAQCRMSVIGLPDWKPGIQQRVATKYPRIASQYFREQGQQVEVIKLNGSIELAPLIGLADRIVDLVETGQTLRENGLVEMTGILDITSRLIANRVSYRMKNARIQALCDALQQVIPASNEISAGSFRG
- the hisIE gene encoding bifunctional phosphoribosyl-AMP cyclohydrolase/phosphoribosyl-ATP diphosphatase HisIE, with protein sequence MTKVSDEIKEQLSLEQVVEHIRWSDGLVPAIVQDVDTREVLMMAYMNRESLKLSLESGETWFWSRSRQELWHKGATSGNVQTITSLKYDCDGDTLLVEVKPNGPACHTGAVTCFHNEIIGLPEKSAAKASDEAGVASASASSGSESRFEVLAELESVIAERERERPEGAYTTYLFDKGVDKILKKIGEEASETIIAAKNKDNDELRLEVSDLMYHLLVLLQERKLPLDDIMSELSRRHERPRRD
- the hisA gene encoding 1-(5-phosphoribosyl)-5-[(5-phosphoribosylamino)methylideneamino]imidazole-4-carboxamide isomerase; this encodes MSSFILYPAIDIRDGKCVRLVQGDYNQETVYNDDPVQVALSWEKQGGTYVHLVDLDGAKAGHPVNDELIGRIASAVNVPVQVGGGLRTVADVERLLGLGVSRLIIGTAAIEDRAFTEEVLGRYGDKVAIGIDARNGYVATRGWLETSEVQAEVLAKELAAYGAETFIFTDISRDGMMQGPNVEAIVSLAKASGRTFIASGGVSVMDDLLRLSRHADDGVGGAIVGKALYTGSIDLSEAVRAVNK